ATCTCAAGTGCTCTGCTGGAGTTACATAACATAAAAAATCTGCTCCATGCGATGCTGCTATTGCACCCCCTATAGCTGATGTTATATGGTCATATCCTGGAGCTACATCTGTTACTATTGGACCTAATACATAAAATGGAGCTTGATGACAAAGTTTCTTTTGAAGTACAATATTAGATTCAATTTCATTTATTGCCATATGTCCTGGCCCTTCTATTATAACTTGCACGTTTCTATCCCATGCTCTTTTCGTAAGCTCTCCTAAGGTTATAAGTTCTTTTATTTGACTTGCATCTGTAGAATCATTTATAGATCCCGGTCTTAAAGCATCTCCTAAAGATATAGTTATATCATATTTTTCACATATATCTAAAAGTCTATCATAATATTCATAGAAAGGATTTTCAGCATTATTAAACTCCATCCAAGCATATAAAAGTGATCCACCTCTTGAAACAATATGAGTTAATCTATTATTTCTTTTTAAGGTTTCTATCGCCTCTTTATTAAGGCCTGCATGAACAGTTATAAAATCTACGCCATCTTCTCCATGTTTTTCAACTACTTTAAAGAATTCATCAACTGTTATATCTTTTAGTTCTTTATCATAAAATCCTATAGCATCATACATTGGTACTGTTCCTATCATTGCTGTTGACATATTAATTATATTTTTTCTTAAACCTTCTGTTTTTCCATAGTTAGATAAGTCCATTATTGATTCAGCTTTCATATCTATAGCAACCCTAACTTTTTCTAATTCTTTTTCGCAACTATAACAATCCTTAGATATGCCTAAATTTACATTTATTTTAGTTTTAAGACCCTGTCCTACACCTTCTGCACTCAATGTTTTATGATTTTTATTAGCCGGAATTACTACTTTTCCACTTTTAACTAGATCAATTAATTCTTCAATTGATTTATTCTCCTTCTTAGCTACAACTATCATTTCATTAGTTACTATTCCTTTTTTAGCAGCATCCATTTGTGTTGTATAATTCATCTTTAATCCCCCTAATTCTTTAGCTATACCCTTGATTAAAGGCTTTCATATACTAAAAAAGCTATATCCCCAAATAGGAACATAGCTTAGTTTTTCTTATAAAAAATAAACAGTATATAAACAGGCTTTCCTACGCTGGTATTATCCAGATCAGGTACAAGGGTTGACTTTCATCTCTCAGCCTTTTGGCACCCCTAGCTAATATTTTATTTTACAATTACATTCTATACTTGTTTGCTCTATATCGCAATAAAATAATATTTTAAACATAAAAAAAAGCACCTATAAAGGTACTTTAGGATATTTAGCTGACCTGGTTTTTGACCCCACACTCGCCTACTGGAGGGTTCGCTTGGGTTCGCCGCACTACTAACTCTCTCGATTTTATACCGGTAGGTCTTACTTCTAAGCCGCACCATGATCATTAACCCAATTTTTAGTGTTAACTTACGTGGATCCCTTTGCCTGCGACTGGCTTGGACTTGCAACCACAGACCTAAATATCACTTTTTCTATTTTAATATTTTATGAGATATATGTCAATAGGAATTTATTCCTAACAACTAAACGTGTTAACTCCTGTTAAAAAAGTTGATACTGTTATTAAATTTACACCTTCTAATTTTAGTATCCTTGAGATCTCATTTACAGTTGCACCTGTTGTAAATATATCATCTACAAGTATTATATTTTGTTCTTCTAGATAAATCTTGTTCTTCTTTAATATAAATGCATCTCTTAACTCATCTTTTCTTTCTTTTTTTCTTAATTTATAAAGTCTTTTAGTGTTCCCTTTCCTTACTATACAATCAAGTACTGGTATATTAAATTCTTTACTTAAATACTTGGCTATCTTATACGCTTGATTAAATCCCCTTTTTTTCAATCTTGATTTATGTAAAGGCACAAATAGTATATAGTCAAAGTTTATTTCCTCTAATATTATTTTTTCCTTCATTATTGATGCTATGTATCTACTCATATAGGTTTTATTGCTATATTTAAATCCAAAAATCATTTTTTTGCTAAAATCATTATATTCTATACATGATATAGCTTTATCAAAATGAAATTCTTTACCACTACAGTAGCTACATTCATCTATATCATGTTCTTCTAAAGAGCAATTAATTATTGGCTTTCCACACTTAATACATCCATCTAGTATAAAATGAAGTTCATCAAAGCAATCCTTACACATGGAGTATGTGTTATTCTTATTTATTGGTTTGTTGCAAATTATGCAACTTATATTATTTGGGTATATAAGGTCGAGAAATATATCAGTCATACATTCATTTATGTCATTTAATTTTTTCAAATGACTATTCATTCTTACTTAACTAACACCCCTTCTTCTTTAAATTTATTGAGTTTATATGATAAATTCGAATATCTATCATTAGTTCTATTGTTTTTTATCATATACTCCAAGTATTTAACATCTCCCACTATTACTACAAGTTTTTTTGCTCTTGTAACAGCAGTATATAATAAATTTCTACTTAATAGCATAGGAGGAGCCCATGTCATAGGTATTACTACTACTGGAAATTCACTACCTTGACTTTTATGAATTGTTGTACAGAAGCTATGATCCAGTTCATCTAGTTCATCATATTTGTACTCTACTATTTTTACTTGATCAAATATTACATATACAATTCTTTTTTCTTTATCTATATGGTACACATATCCAATATCTCCATTATATATACCTTCCCCAGTTTCACTTCTATCTTCATTTTCCCATTTTTTAGTGTAGTTATTTTTAATTTGCATTACTTTATCCCCTACCCTAAAAAGTCTTTTCTGGAAATTCTCTTCAACCTTATATTTTTCAGGTTTATTAAGGTGTTTTTGAAGTTCTATATTAAGGTTAGTAACACCTAAATCCCCTTTCCTCATCGATGCTAATACTTGTATATCCTTTAACTTATCTAATTTATAAAAGTTAGGTAGCCTTTCACTAACTACACTTATAATTTCTTTTAAAATTTCTTCATTTGTATTTCTTTTTATGAAGAAAAAATCTTTATCTTTTGCGTTTAAAGATAATGGCTCTCCATTATTTATTTTATGCGCATTCACTACTATCATACTTTCTTGAGCTTGTCTAAATATTTCATTTAATCTAACAACATTTATTACGCATGATTCTATCATATCACTAAGTACATTTCCTGCTCCTACCGACGGTAGCTGGTCACTATCTCCAACTAATATAACTCGAGTTCCTGGCTTTATTGCTCTTAGCAAGCTATACATAAGTAATATATCTACCATGGAAACCTCATCTATAATTATTACATCTGCCTTTATAGGTTCCTCTTCATTTTTCATAAATTCTAATTGGTCACTATCTGTTGCAAATCCCATTTCAAGAAGCCTATGAATAGTTTTAGCTTCTTTGCTAGATGTTTCACTCATCCTTTTAGCAGCTCTTCCTGTAGGTGCTGCTAATACTACTTCTTGGCTATTATTTTCAAATATTTTAATTATTGTATTTATAGTGGTTGTCTTTCCTGTTCCTGGTCCTCCAGTTATTATAACTACACCACTTTCTATAGCTTCTTTTACTGCAAGCACTTGATTTGTTGCTAGCTTAATATTTTCCTGTTTTTCTACTACTCTAATTTCTTTATCTATATCTATATATAAATCTTTAAATTCAGCTTGAGATAATTTTATTATTTGCTTACAAACTCCATTTTCTGATACATAGTATGGTATCAAATATACCAACTTCATTCCGTTCATTTTTTCTATATGTACCTTTTGATCATATGCTAATTCCATTATACACTCTTCTATTATAGGAGGTTTTACTTCTAGAAGCTTTTTTGCTTCTTGTATTAGAATATCTTCTGGTAGGTAAGTATGTCCACTACTTAAAGATTGGTTTAAAGTATATAATATACCTTGTGATACTCTGTCCTTAGAGTCTTTCTCTATACCTATTTTACTAGCTATATTATCTGCTATTTTAAATCCTATTCCTCTTATATCTTCAGCTAATTGATAAGGATTTTTATTTATATTTTCTAGAGCTTTATTTTTATATTTTTTATATATTTTCATACAGTAGTTTGGTGTAATTCCATATGGAGATAACTCAATAATTATATTTCTAAGTTCTCGATTTTCTTCATAACTTTTAACTATCTGATCTATCTTTTTACTTCCTATTCCCTCTACTTCTTTTAGACGCTCTGGCATATTTTGAATAACATCTAAAGTATTAACTCCAAATTTGTCTATTATCCTTTTAGCCATTTTCTCGCCTATACCATGTATCATACCTGATGATAAATATACATATATACCTTCTAGTGAGTTTGGAGTAACAGGCATAAACTTATTAACTTCAAATTGAGTTCCATAAGTTTTATGATTTACCCACTTACCTTCTACCTCTATGCTTTCTCCTACTGATAATGTAGGCATACACCCAACTATTACTACCTCATTATCTGAATTTGCTAGGTGAGCTATGGTGTATCCATTTTCTTCATTTTTAAAAACTATATCACTTATCATTCCTTCTATTCGTTCCATACTGCTTCTCCTACAACCATAATATTTCTATCGTTCACTTAAGTTGTAATTATTATACCTTTTATGACAAATAAAATCACCCCTTAAAGTAGATTATATAGGCCTTTCCTATATATACTTTAAGGGGTTTAGTATTTATTTATAAATTAAATTATTGTCCTAATGCTTCTTTTCTTAATACTTCTGCTTTATCCGTTCTTTCCCATGGTAAATCTATGTCAGTTCTTCCAAAGTGTCCGTAAGCAGCTGTTTGCTTGAATATAGGTTTTCTTAAATCTAAGTCTCTTATTATCGCACCTGGTCTTAAATCAAAATGCTTATTAACTAATTCAACTAATAATTCTTCTGAAACTTTTCCAGTTCCAAAAGTATCTATAAATACAGATAATGGTCTAGCAACACCTATAGCATAAGCTAATTCTATTTCACATTTGTCAGCAAGTCCTGCAGCTACTATGTTTTTAGCTACGTATCTTGCAGCATATGCAGCAGATCTATCAACTTTTGTAGCATCTTTTCCTGAGAAAGCTCCTCCACCATGTCTTGAGTATCCACCGTAAGTATCTATTATTATCTTTCTTCCTGTAAGCCCTGTATCTCCTTGAGGCCCTCCTATAACGAATCTTCCTGTTGGGTTGATGTATATTATAGTTTCTTCATCTAATAAGTCTGCAGGTATAACAGCTTTTATAACATGATCTATTAGATCTTTTCTTATTGTTTCATTGTCAACATCTTCTCCATGTTGAGTTGATATAAGTATAGTGTGAACTCTAACTACCTTATTTCCATCGTATTCAACTGTAACTTGAGTTTTTCCATCTGGTCTTAGATAATCTAATAATCCTGACTTTCTAACTTCAGTTAATTTTCTTGCTAATTTATGAGCTAATGATATTGGTAAAGGCATTAATTCTTCTGTTTCATTACATGCAAAACCGAACATTATACCTTGGTCTCCAGCTCCTACTTTTTCTATTTCATCTTCACTTATTTCTCCAGCTCTATTTTCTAAAGCTTCATCAACACCCATTGCTATATCGCCTGATTGTTCATCTATAGATGTTATAACTGCGCAAGTATCACAGTCAAATCCATATTTAGCTCTATCATATCCTATACCTCTAACTGTTTCTCTAACTAATTTAGGTAT
Above is a genomic segment from Romboutsia lituseburensis containing:
- the thiC gene encoding phosphomethylpyrimidine synthase ThiC, with the translated sequence MNYTTQMDAAKKGIVTNEMIVVAKKENKSIEELIDLVKSGKVVIPANKNHKTLSAEGVGQGLKTKINVNLGISKDCYSCEKELEKVRVAIDMKAESIMDLSNYGKTEGLRKNIINMSTAMIGTVPMYDAIGFYDKELKDITVDEFFKVVEKHGEDGVDFITVHAGLNKEAIETLKRNNRLTHIVSRGGSLLYAWMEFNNAENPFYEYYDRLLDICEKYDITISLGDALRPGSINDSTDASQIKELITLGELTKRAWDRNVQVIIEGPGHMAINEIESNIVLQKKLCHQAPFYVLGPIVTDVAPGYDHITSAIGGAIAASHGADFLCYVTPAEHLRLPDLDDMKEGIVAAKIAAHAADIAKGISKAREWDYKMSKARADINFEDMINLSLEPEKPKLYRESSVPTEKESCTMCGKMCSMRTMKKIMNGENPQL
- the metK gene encoding methionine adenosyltransferase — encoded protein: MARHLFTSESVTEGHPDKICDQISDAILDALLEKDPLSRVACETTVTTGLVLVAGEISTKTYVDIPKLVRETVRGIGYDRAKYGFDCDTCAVITSIDEQSGDIAMGVDEALENRAGEISEDEIEKVGAGDQGIMFGFACNETEELMPLPISLAHKLARKLTEVRKSGLLDYLRPDGKTQVTVEYDGNKVVRVHTILISTQHGEDVDNETIRKDLIDHVIKAVIPADLLDEETIIYINPTGRFVIGGPQGDTGLTGRKIIIDTYGGYSRHGGGAFSGKDATKVDRSAAYAARYVAKNIVAAGLADKCEIELAYAIGVARPLSVFIDTFGTGKVSEELLVELVNKHFDLRPGAIIRDLDLRKPIFKQTAAYGHFGRTDIDLPWERTDKAEVLRKEALGQ
- a CDS encoding ATP-dependent RecD-like DNA helicase, yielding MERIEGMISDIVFKNEENGYTIAHLANSDNEVVIVGCMPTLSVGESIEVEGKWVNHKTYGTQFEVNKFMPVTPNSLEGIYVYLSSGMIHGIGEKMAKRIIDKFGVNTLDVIQNMPERLKEVEGIGSKKIDQIVKSYEENRELRNIIIELSPYGITPNYCMKIYKKYKNKALENINKNPYQLAEDIRGIGFKIADNIASKIGIEKDSKDRVSQGILYTLNQSLSSGHTYLPEDILIQEAKKLLEVKPPIIEECIMELAYDQKVHIEKMNGMKLVYLIPYYVSENGVCKQIIKLSQAEFKDLYIDIDKEIRVVEKQENIKLATNQVLAVKEAIESGVVIITGGPGTGKTTTINTIIKIFENNSQEVVLAAPTGRAAKRMSETSSKEAKTIHRLLEMGFATDSDQLEFMKNEEEPIKADVIIIDEVSMVDILLMYSLLRAIKPGTRVILVGDSDQLPSVGAGNVLSDMIESCVINVVRLNEIFRQAQESMIVVNAHKINNGEPLSLNAKDKDFFFIKRNTNEEILKEIISVVSERLPNFYKLDKLKDIQVLASMRKGDLGVTNLNIELQKHLNKPEKYKVEENFQKRLFRVGDKVMQIKNNYTKKWENEDRSETGEGIYNGDIGYVYHIDKEKRIVYVIFDQVKIVEYKYDELDELDHSFCTTIHKSQGSEFPVVVIPMTWAPPMLLSRNLLYTAVTRAKKLVVIVGDVKYLEYMIKNNRTNDRYSNLSYKLNKFKEEGVLVK
- a CDS encoding ComF family protein, producing MNSHLKKLNDINECMTDIFLDLIYPNNISCIICNKPINKNNTYSMCKDCFDELHFILDGCIKCGKPIINCSLEEHDIDECSYCSGKEFHFDKAISCIEYNDFSKKMIFGFKYSNKTYMSRYIASIMKEKIILEEINFDYILFVPLHKSRLKKRGFNQAYKIAKYLSKEFNIPVLDCIVRKGNTKRLYKLRKKERKDELRDAFILKKNKIYLEEQNIILVDDIFTTGATVNEISRILKLEGVNLITVSTFLTGVNTFSC